One segment of Zymoseptoria tritici IPO323 chromosome 2, whole genome shotgun sequence DNA contains the following:
- a CDS encoding hypothetical conserved protein with signal peptide gives MLIQCPKFTPLQTRLIASVTALALLALVYYSLASPHFAYAAELPHDGTGELRTIEGEQHLVQWEDSVDPIVQLRLDPEHEGEDAQNDAQKDEITHSRRALQTETIRGNNIATRYDLSAGNTTLLEFPNRFLIGNHTESGKGLPGTLDRRTTGPIKPKHAELKKRSAEGLEARQDTESDRTIFISANVCMQPTWNGTGTQSAAPPQLTLYVANSADSTSIGPGVSNQTQAIYPFDSGFVNASVPNATGTWNMAVSAPALPDGFVGSWTYTLAASIDDYFYSVNTTGPFLHLVDTDYDSALLVTDNLTSADSSDSVYQQWMNLTAPFIIFASDANLTGLRGMENSFCGLETFVKGNNQIQASQTDLQGNGTHVQMGMITRGLGNKPKEQFYVTNLNSSSEYRAFLAIEGNSTASGDGVVGGGGKVWQPVPFSTKSDGNCQLLFNMSFCDEVAYAVPSNPKTMPTFEDLQRFYENHTTTWWAPFNWTLAQIPCNTTSESQYSLAKNCTNCAAAYKEWLCAVSIPRCEDFSSEDAFLQVRNVGQPFFNNDTMLDSDFLNSNYVPMPDAPTVQGSNAFSQTYLSNVATNRSRNGLIDEVIQPGPYKEILPCEDLCYSLMQSCPAAMGFVCPYPGRGLEAGYGKRSKNGSLTCSYLGAVYYQNDAAGLIQPVWKTLLVTAAVTWALAFG, from the coding sequence ATGCTCATCCAATGCCCTAAGTTCACGCCGCTGCAAACACGACTGATCGCATCTGTGACCGCACTCGCATTGCTGGCCCTGGTATACTACTCCCTCGCTTCACCGCATTTCGCatacgccgccgagctcCCACACGATGGTACTGGAGAGTTGAGAACAATCGAGGGAGAGCAGCACCTGGTCCAATGGGAGGATTCCGTGGATCCAATCGTTCAATTGAGGCTGGACCCCGAGcatgaaggagaagatgcaCAAAACGACGCACAAAAGGATGAAATCACACACAGTAGAAGAGCTTTGCAGACAGAAACGATTCGAGGCAACAACATAGCAACGCGATACGACTTGAGTGCGGGCAATACAACTCTTTTGGAATTTCCAAACCGGTTCCTGATCGGCAATCATACTGAAAGTGGGAAAGGGCTACCTGGCACTCTGGACCGACGGACTACTGGTCCTATCAAGCCGAAGCATGCCGAACTCAAGAAGCGCAGTGCTGAAGGACTTGAAGCTCGTCAAGATACCGAGTCAGACAGGACGATTTTCATCTCGGCGAATGTCTGCATGCAGCCTACGTGGAATGGCACTGGAACTCAGAGCGCTGCGCCACCACAGCTGACACTTTACGTGGCCAACTCGGCTGACTCCACGAGCATAGGACCCGGTGTCAGCAATCAAACACAAGCGATCTATCCTTTCGATTCTGGCTTCGTGAATGCGTCTGTGCCGAACGCGACCGGAACTTGGAACATGGCAGTATCTGCGCCAGCACTGCCAGACGGCTTTGTGGGATCGTGGACATACACGCTGGCCGCTTCGATAGACGACTACTTCTACTCTGTCAATACGACAGGTCCGTTCTTACATCTGGTCGACACTGATTACGACTCTGCACTCTTGGTGACCGATAACCTTACTTCGGCCGACTCGTCCGATTCGGTCTATCAACAGTGGATGAACCTGACAGCCCCGTTCATTATCTTTGCTTCGGATGCGAACCTCACCGGCCTTCGGGGCATGGAGAATTCATTTTGTGGACTAGAGACTTTTGTCAAAGGAAACAACCAGATTCAGGCCTCGCAAACGGACCTGCAAGGCAACGGAACGCATGTCCAGATGGGAATGATCACTCGAGGTCTGGGCAACAAACCCAAGGAACAATTTTACGTCACAAACCTCAACAGTTCGAGTGAATATCGAGCATTCCTGGCTATCGAAGGAAACTCTACTGCATCTGGAGACGGCGTCGTTGGCGGAGGCGGTAAGGTCTGGCAACCTGTGCCCTTCTCCACCAAGTCAGATGGCAATTGCCAACTGCTATTCAACATGTCTTTCTGCGATGAGGTTGCATACGCAGTACCAAGCAATCCCAAAACGATGCCAACATTCGAGGATTTGCAGCGTTTCTACGAAAATCATACTACGACGTGGTGGGCGCCCTTCAACTGGACACTGGCTCAGATCCCTTGCAACACAACGTCGGAATCGCAATACTCGCTCGCCAAGAATTGCACGAATTGTGCAGCTGCGTACAAAGAATGGCTTTGCGCCGTTTCCATTCCCCGGTGCGAGGATTTTTCCAGCGAGGATGCTTTCCTGCAGGTTCGAAATGTTGGGCAGCCTTTCTTCAACAACGACACCATGCTTGATTCCGATTTTCTGAACTCCAACTATGTACCGATGCCAGATGCGCCGACTGTGCAAGGCAGCAACGCTTTCTCTCAGACCTACCTATCGAACGTTGCTACGAATCGATCTCGCAATGGCTTGATTGATGAGGTCATCCAACCTGGTCCGTACAAGGAGATTCTGCCGTGTGAGGATCTCTGCTACAGCTTGATGCAGAGCTGTCCTGCTGCGATGGGCTTCGTCTGCCCATATCCTGGTCGTGGACTGGAGGCTGGATATGGCAAGCGCAGCAAGAACGGCAGCTTGACTTGCAGTTATTTGGGCGCGGTGTACTATCAGAATGATGCCGCTGGGCTTATCCAGCCAGTATGGAAAACTCTGCTAGTCACTGCGGCTGTCACATGGGCGCTGGCGTTTGGTTGA
- a CDS encoding 4-aminobutyrate aminotransferase → MATKTPARNASAAAAVQSVKSAVGLEQPLFPGEPDAPTVRTEIPGPISKEAIIALDKVFDTRSLNMMANYQNSYGNYLADLDGNVLLDVYAQIASIPIGYSNPALLAAATSPEMASAIINRPALGNFPQHDWAEILETGMLKVAPKGCDQVFTAQAGSDANELAYKAAFMYKRRQQRGGPDVDFTADEISSAMNNQSPGAPNMSIMSFKTAFHGRLFGSLSTTRSKPIHKLDIPAFDWPQASFPALKYPLEDHVEENAREEARCLAEVEEILTTFHSPPAAVVVEPIQSEGGDNHASPAFFQGLREVTRKHDVLLIVDEVQTGVGATGKFWAHDHWNLQDPPDMVTFSKKAQTAGYYFGNPELRPNKPYRQFNTWMGDPARAILFRAIIDEITRLNLVENTAVTGDYLFSGLENLAKKYPGEIQNLRGKGQGTFIAWDSPRRDEVLKKAKSVGINVGGSGEKAVRLRPMLIFQKHHSDIFLEGMEKIFKS, encoded by the exons CACCGAAATTCCTGGTCCCATATCAAAAGAGGCGATCATTGCACTTGACAAAGTCTTCGACACACGGTCGTTGAACATGATGGCCAACTACCAGAACAGCTACGGAAACTACCTCGCGGATCTTGACGGCAACGTGTTGCTCGATGTATACGCTCAGATCGCATCGATCCCAATCGGATACAGCAACCCGGCCTTGCTCGCCGCTGCCACTTCCCCAGAGATGGCAAGCGCAATCATCAATCGTCCTGCGTTGGGAAACTTTCCACAGCATGACTGGGCGGAGATTCTGGAAACCGGCATGTTGAAGGTTGCTCCCAAGGGTTGCGACCAGGTCTTCACAGCTCAAGCTGGGTCCGATGCCAACGAGCTGGCATACAAGGCGGCCTTCATGTACAAGCGTCGCCAGCAGCGAGGTGGTCCAGATGTTGATTTCACTGCTGATGAGATCTCTTCGGCCATGAACAACCAATCTCCCGGTGCACCGAACATGTCGATCATGTCGTTCAAGACTGCATTCCACGGACGTCTCTTTGGCTCCCTATCCACCACGCGCTCCAAGCCGATTCACAAGCTTGACATCCCTGCCTTTGACTGGCCACAGGCTTCGTTCCCAGCTCTCAAGTACCCGCTTGAGGACCACGTTGAGGAGAACGCCCGAGAGGAGGCtcgctgccttgcggaagtCGAGGAGATTCTGACAACCTTCCACTCGCCGCCAGCTGCTGTCGTTGTTGAGCCGATCCAGTCCGAGGGTGGTGACAACCACGCCAGCCCGGCTTTCTTCCAGGGTCTCCGAGAGGTGACTCGCAAGCACGATGTACTCCTGATCGTCGACGAGGTGCAGACTGGTGTTGGTGCTACTGGCAAGTTTTGGGCGCACGACCACTGGAATTTGCAGGATCCTCCGGACATGGTCACCTTCTCCAAGAAGGCGCAGACTGCGGGATACTACTTTGGCAACCCGGAGCTGAGGCCCAACAAGCCATACCGTCAATTCAAT ACCTGGATGGGTGACCCTGCGCgcgccatcctcttccgcgccaTCATCGACGAAATCACCCGCCTCAACCTCGTCGAGAACACCGCCGTGACCGGTGACTACCTGTTCTCCGGTCTCGAGAACCTCGCCAAGAAGTACCCGGGCGAGATCCAGAACCTTCGTGGAAAGGGTCAGGGCACGTTCATCGCATGGGACTCTCCCCGACGTGACGAGGTGCTCAAGAAGGCAAAGTCCGTGGGCATCAACGTTGGAGGTTCCGGAGAAAAGGCCGTCCGACTCAGGCCGATGTTGATCTTCCAAAAGCATCACTCTGACATTTTCCTGGAGGGGATGGAGAAGATCTTCAAGTCGTGA